One segment of Streptomyces sp. YIM 121038 DNA contains the following:
- a CDS encoding ABC transporter permease, producing MADAPRTEPRGPLAAAVGAFRRDRVGLAALGVVAFFVLLALAAPLVAALYGKNPTEHYGQNETGLLSPEGLPVLPNGGMSGEFWFGLEPGLGRDVFTQLLYGIRTSLLVAGAAIAVIAVLGVVLGVTVGYLSGLADRVFTFVCNVLLAFPTLLLFLALSPIVQTRFVDPGENEPAWMQFTVLVLVFAAFGWVPLAMVLRTTVRSLREREFIEAARAVGASRRHIVLRELLPNVWAPVLVHITVALPGIVTAEAALSFLGVGISEPIPDWGRMIARGSEVFYDDPTYMIFPGVTILLFVLAFNLLGDSVRDALDPRTGR from the coding sequence ATGGCCGACGCGCCACGAACCGAGCCCCGCGGCCCGCTCGCGGCGGCCGTCGGCGCCTTCCGCAGGGACCGCGTCGGCCTCGCCGCGCTCGGCGTGGTGGCGTTCTTCGTGCTGCTCGCGCTCGCCGCGCCGCTCGTCGCCGCGCTCTACGGCAAGAACCCCACCGAGCACTACGGCCAGAACGAGACGGGCCTCCTCAGCCCGGAGGGCCTGCCGGTGCTGCCCAACGGCGGCATGTCCGGCGAGTTCTGGTTCGGCCTGGAGCCGGGCCTCGGCCGGGACGTGTTCACCCAGCTCCTGTACGGCATCCGCACCTCGCTGCTCGTCGCGGGCGCCGCCATCGCCGTCATCGCGGTCCTCGGGGTCGTCCTCGGCGTGACCGTCGGCTATCTGAGCGGCCTCGCCGACCGGGTCTTCACCTTCGTCTGCAACGTGCTGCTCGCCTTCCCGACGCTGCTGCTCTTCCTCGCGCTGAGCCCCATCGTGCAGACCCGCTTCGTCGACCCCGGCGAGAACGAGCCCGCCTGGATGCAGTTCACCGTCCTGGTGCTCGTCTTCGCCGCCTTCGGCTGGGTGCCCCTGGCGATGGTCCTCAGGACGACCGTGCGCTCCCTGCGCGAGCGCGAGTTCATCGAGGCCGCACGGGCCGTGGGCGCCTCGCGCCGCCACATCGTGCTGCGCGAGCTCCTGCCGAACGTGTGGGCGCCCGTCCTCGTGCACATCACGGTCGCCCTGCCGGGCATCGTCACCGCCGAGGCCGCCCTGTCCTTCCTCGGCGTGGGCATCAGCGAGCCCATCCCCGACTGGGGCCGCATGATCGCCCGCGGCTCCGAGGTCTTCTACGACGACCCGACCTACATGATCTTCCCCGGCGTGACGATCCTGCTCTTCGTCCTCGCCTTCAATCTGCTCGGCGACTCCGTACGGGACGCGCTCGACCCCCGTACCGGCCGCTGA
- a CDS encoding S1 family peptidase yields MKHRRIPKRRVAVAGAGAVALIGAAVTFQTANASDDTPTPTPDTLSVAQAGKLASSLDRELGADAAGTYYDAGAKQLVVNVLDKDAVKTAESAGAKARVVENSLAALKSARSTLSDKASIPGTSWATDPATNKVVVTADRTVRGAALQKLDAVVKQLGGKAELQRSKGEFKPLIAGGDAIYGGSSRCSLGFNVVKDGAPHFLTAGHCTEAVSSWSEKQGGPAIGENVGSSFPDNDYGIVKYSGDTAHPSEVNLYGGGTQKITKAGAATVGQQVRRSGSTTQVHDGKVTGLDATVNYGNGDVVNGLIQTDVCAEPGDSGGALFAGDTALGLTSGGSGDCSAGGETFFQPVPEALEAFGAKIG; encoded by the coding sequence TTGAAGCACCGACGCATACCCAAGCGGCGCGTCGCCGTGGCAGGCGCGGGCGCCGTCGCCCTGATCGGCGCGGCAGTCACCTTCCAGACTGCGAACGCGAGCGACGACACCCCCACCCCCACACCGGACACGCTGTCGGTGGCACAGGCCGGAAAGCTCGCCTCGTCGCTCGACAGGGAGCTGGGCGCCGACGCCGCGGGCACGTACTACGACGCCGGGGCCAAGCAGCTCGTCGTGAACGTCCTGGACAAGGACGCGGTGAAGACCGCCGAGTCGGCGGGCGCCAAGGCCAGAGTCGTGGAGAACTCCCTGGCCGCGCTGAAGAGCGCCCGCTCCACGCTCAGCGACAAGGCGTCGATACCCGGCACGTCCTGGGCCACCGACCCGGCCACCAACAAGGTCGTGGTGACGGCGGACCGCACCGTGCGCGGCGCCGCGCTCCAGAAGCTGGACGCGGTCGTGAAGCAGCTCGGCGGCAAGGCCGAACTCCAGCGCTCCAAGGGGGAGTTCAAGCCCCTCATCGCGGGCGGTGACGCGATCTACGGCGGCAGCAGCCGCTGTTCCCTCGGCTTCAACGTGGTCAAGGACGGCGCCCCGCACTTCCTGACGGCGGGGCACTGCACGGAGGCCGTCTCCAGCTGGTCCGAGAAGCAGGGCGGCCCGGCCATCGGCGAGAACGTGGGCTCCAGCTTCCCCGACAACGACTACGGCATCGTCAAGTACAGCGGCGACACCGCCCACCCGAGCGAGGTCAACCTCTACGGCGGCGGCACCCAGAAGATCACGAAGGCGGGCGCGGCGACCGTCGGCCAGCAGGTGCGGCGCAGCGGCTCCACCACGCAGGTGCACGACGGCAAGGTCACGGGCCTGGACGCCACCGTGAACTACGGCAACGGCGACGTCGTCAACGGCCTCATCCAGACCGACGTCTGCGCCGAGCCCGGCGACAGCGGCGGCGCCCTCTTCGCGGGCGACACCGCGCTCGGTCTGACCTCCGGCGGCAGCGGTGACTGCTCCGCCGGCGGCGAGACGTTCTTCCAGCCGGTGCCGGAGGCCCTCGAGGCCTTTGGCGCGAAAATCGGCTGA
- a CDS encoding slipin family protein: MPYSPHETPGAVVVEELVAAGAAVASAGLLYLLSAARVVKQYERGVVFRLGRLQQTVRGPGFTTVVPIVDRMRRVNLQIVTMPVPAQEGITRDNVTVRVDAVVYFKVVDAANAIVQVEDYRFAVSQTAQTSLRSIIGKSDLDDLLSNREKLNQGLELMIDSPAIGWGVQIDRVEIKDVSLPETMKRSMARQAEADRERRARVINADAELQASKKLAEAAKEMSEQPAALQLRLLQTVVAVAAEKNSTLVLPFPVELLRFLERAQTGAGPSGPAPAAAPAPAAAPPESGVESSTTGPAVPSDATGLTESGQD; this comes from the coding sequence ATGCCCTATTCGCCCCATGAGACCCCGGGGGCCGTCGTGGTCGAGGAACTGGTGGCGGCCGGAGCGGCCGTCGCGTCCGCCGGACTGCTGTACCTGCTGTCCGCGGCGCGTGTCGTCAAGCAGTACGAACGCGGTGTCGTGTTCCGCCTCGGGCGGCTCCAACAGACGGTGCGCGGCCCCGGCTTCACGACGGTCGTGCCGATCGTGGACCGGATGCGCCGGGTCAACCTCCAGATCGTGACGATGCCCGTGCCCGCGCAGGAGGGCATCACCCGGGACAACGTCACCGTCCGGGTCGACGCCGTCGTCTACTTCAAGGTCGTCGACGCCGCCAACGCGATCGTGCAGGTCGAGGACTACCGCTTCGCCGTCTCCCAGACGGCGCAGACGTCGCTGCGCTCGATCATCGGCAAGAGCGACCTGGACGACCTGCTCTCCAACCGCGAGAAGCTCAACCAGGGCCTGGAGCTGATGATCGACAGCCCCGCCATCGGCTGGGGCGTGCAGATCGACCGCGTCGAGATCAAGGACGTCTCCCTGCCCGAGACCATGAAGCGCTCCATGGCCCGCCAGGCCGAGGCCGACCGCGAACGCCGCGCCCGCGTCATCAACGCCGACGCCGAACTCCAGGCCTCCAAGAAACTCGCCGAAGCCGCCAAGGAGATGTCAGAGCAGCCCGCCGCCCTCCAGCTGCGCCTGCTCCAGACCGTCGTCGCCGTCGCCGCCGAGAAGAACTCCACCCTCGTCCTGCCCTTCCCCGTCGAACTCCTGCGCTTCCTGGAACGGGCGCAGACGGGGGCCGGGCCGTCGGGTCCCGCGCCCGCCGCCGCCCCCGCGCCCGCCGCCGCCCCGCCGGAAAGCGGAGTGGAATCTTCAACCACCGGTCCCGCCGTGCCGTCCGACGCCACCGGACTGACGGAATCCGGACAGGACTAG
- a CDS encoding S1 family peptidase gives MRIKRTTPRGTPTRHLRTAALATGLVAAAALAVPAASADEARTYSASDLTAASDAVLEADVAGTAWGVDAKTGQVVVTADSTVSAAEIARVKSAAGDKAGALRIERTPGTFQKYISGGDATYADSWRCSLGFNVRNGSTYYFLTAGHCTDGAGTWWANSAKTTVLGTTSGSSFPGNDYGIVKYTNDSVTKSGTVGSQDITRAADPTVGQSVTRRGSTTGTHSGRVTALNQTVNYGGGDVVSGLIKTTVCAEPGDSGGPLYAGSTALGLTSGGSGNCSSGGTTFFQPVTEALRAYNVSVF, from the coding sequence GTGAGGATCAAGCGCACCACCCCCCGCGGCACCCCGACGAGACACCTCCGCACCGCCGCCCTCGCGACCGGCCTGGTGGCCGCGGCGGCGCTCGCCGTGCCCGCCGCCAGCGCCGACGAGGCCCGTACGTACAGCGCGTCCGACCTCACGGCCGCCAGTGACGCCGTCCTCGAAGCGGACGTGGCGGGCACCGCATGGGGCGTCGACGCGAAGACCGGACAGGTCGTCGTGACCGCCGACAGCACGGTGTCCGCGGCCGAGATCGCCCGGGTGAAGAGCGCGGCGGGCGACAAGGCGGGCGCCCTCAGGATCGAGCGCACGCCGGGCACCTTCCAGAAGTACATCTCCGGCGGCGACGCGACCTACGCCGACAGCTGGCGCTGCTCGCTCGGCTTCAACGTGCGCAACGGCAGCACCTACTACTTCCTCACCGCCGGGCACTGCACCGACGGCGCGGGCACGTGGTGGGCCAACTCCGCGAAGACGACGGTGCTCGGCACCACCTCGGGCTCCAGCTTCCCCGGCAACGACTACGGCATCGTCAAGTACACCAATGACTCGGTCACCAAGTCCGGCACGGTCGGCAGCCAGGACATCACCCGCGCCGCCGACCCGACGGTCGGCCAGAGCGTGACGCGGCGCGGCTCGACCACCGGCACGCACAGCGGCCGCGTCACCGCCCTCAACCAGACCGTGAACTACGGCGGCGGTGACGTCGTCAGCGGCCTGATCAAGACCACCGTGTGCGCCGAGCCCGGCGACAGCGGCGGCCCCCTGTACGCGGGCTCCACCGCGCTCGGCCTGACCTCCGGCGGCAGCGGCAACTGCTCCTCCGGCGGTACGACCTTCTTCCAGCCGGTCACCGAGGCGCTGCGCGCGTACAACGTCAGCGTGTTCTGA
- a CDS encoding DUF1684 domain-containing protein codes for MSTTSTTEDALRDWKQWHAQRVETVSAPYGPLSLTGTHWLADHPDGALPGLPGRWAEDGDEVVLTTGPEDGLTLDGRPFPGTARLTADPGPVTAARLALGERRLVVLRREGLWAVRDFDPGAPARRAFTGIEATSYDPRFAVEGRFTPYGEDRTVRVSNADGVERGLGLGGELAFRLAGQDHTLQVSVEADGSLWAVFADATSGGSSYRFRFLRPAAPGADGRVTVDLNRVLLPPCAFADHFICPFPPPGNTLPVEIAAGERNVALR; via the coding sequence ATGAGTACGACAAGCACCACCGAGGACGCGCTCCGGGACTGGAAGCAGTGGCACGCACAGCGCGTCGAGACGGTGTCCGCGCCCTACGGCCCGCTGTCCCTCACCGGCACGCACTGGCTCGCCGACCACCCGGACGGCGCCCTGCCCGGCCTCCCGGGCCGCTGGGCCGAGGACGGCGACGAGGTCGTCCTGACCACGGGCCCCGAGGACGGCCTCACCCTCGACGGACGGCCCTTCCCCGGCACGGCCCGGCTCACCGCGGACCCCGGCCCGGTCACGGCCGCGCGCCTCGCGCTCGGTGAGCGGCGCCTGGTCGTGCTGCGCCGCGAAGGGCTGTGGGCGGTGCGCGACTTCGACCCCGGCGCACCGGCGCGCCGCGCCTTCACGGGCATCGAGGCCACCTCGTACGACCCGCGGTTCGCGGTGGAGGGCCGCTTCACCCCGTACGGGGAGGACCGCACCGTGCGGGTGTCCAACGCGGACGGCGTGGAGCGCGGGCTCGGGCTCGGCGGCGAACTCGCCTTCCGCCTCGCCGGGCAGGACCACACGCTCCAGGTGAGCGTCGAGGCCGACGGTTCGCTGTGGGCCGTCTTCGCGGACGCCACCAGCGGGGGCTCCAGCTACCGCTTCCGCTTCCTGCGGCCCGCCGCGCCCGGCGCCGACGGCCGCGTCACGGTCGACCTCAACCGCGTGCTGCTGCCGCCGTGCGCGTTCGCCGACCACTTCATCTGCCCGTTCCCGCCGCCCGGCAACACGCTGCCCGTCGAGATCGCCGCGGGGGAGCGGAACGTGGCGCTTCGCTGA